In a genomic window of Sarcophilus harrisii chromosome 4, mSarHar1.11, whole genome shotgun sequence:
- the DHRS13 gene encoding dehydrogenase/reductase SDR family member 13, with translation MDGLLLGAGMLLGSYVLVYYNFIKAMPCTSPINLKGKTAVVTGGNTGIGKMTALELAQRGARVVLACRSKEKGEAAVYDIRKESGNNEVIFMMLDLSSLTSVRSFATAFLSSEPRLDFLFHNAGISSCGKVKETFNLILRVNHVGPFLLTHLLLPRLKASAPSRVVVMASAAHRRGRLDFSRLDRPVYGWQQELRAYADSKLANVLFIRELATQLEGTGVTCYAAHPGPVNSDLFLRHVPGWLHMLLSPLAWLVLRTPRGGAQTPLHCALQEGIEPFSGRYFANCHVEEVPASARDDRAARRLWEASEKLAGLTKEETQNTSPQPGSPRSPSAHVATAPALSRFRNL, from the exons ATGGACGGCCTCCTGCTGGGAGCCGGGATGCTCCTGGGCTCCTACGTCCTCGTCTACTACAACTTCATCAAAGCCATGCCTTGTACGAGCCCCATCAACCTAAAGGGAAAGACGGCCGTGGTCACAG GTGGCAACACGGGCATCGGGAAGATGACGGCCCTGGAGCTAGCCCAGCGCGGGGCCCGAGTGGTGTTAGCCTGCCGAAGCAAGGAGAAGGGGGAGGCTGCCGTCTATGACATCCGAAAG GAGAGTGGCAACAATGAGGTCATCTTCATGATGCTGGATCTGTCCAGCCTAACTTCTGTCCGTTCCTTTGCGACTGCCTTCCTGAGCTCAGAGCCAAGACTGGACTTCCTCTTTCACAATGCAG GGATCAGTTCCTGTGGCAAAGTTAAGGAAACCTTTAATCTAATCCTACGGGTAAACCACGTGGGGCCTTTCCTGTTGACCCATCTGCTGCTTCCCCGGCTGAAGGCTAGTGCTCCAAGCCGTGTGGTGGTGATGGCATCAGCAGCCCACCGCCGTGGGCGTCTGGATTTCTCCCGTCTGGATCGCCCAGTCTATGGCTGGCAGCAAGAGTTACGGGCATATGCAGACAGCAAGTTGGCTAATGTGCTGTTCATTCGAGAACTTGCCACCCAGCTTGAGGGCACTGGAGTCACCTGCTATGCTGCCCATCCAG GTCCTGTAAACTCGGATTTGTTTCTCCGCCATGTTCCAGGCTGGCTGCATATGTTGTTATCTCCCCTGGCCTGGCTGGTGCTGAGGACTCCAAGAGGGGGAGCACAGACACCCCTCCACTGTGCCCTACAGGAAGGCATAGAGCCCTTTAGTGGTCGATATTTTGCCAACTGCCATGTGGAAGAGGTTCCCGCCTCGGCCCGTGATGACCGAGCTGCCCGTCGGCTATGGGAGGCCAGCGAAAAATTGGCCGGACTGACTAAGGAGGAAACACAGAACACTAGCCCACAGCCAGGGTCTCCACGTAGCCCCTCTGCCCATGTCGCCACAGCCCCAGCACTCTCTAGGTTCAGAAATCTCTAG